A single Acidimicrobiia bacterium DNA region contains:
- a CDS encoding arsenate reductase: MEERNVEFDVIDYLKDPLDRPTLQRFLRLLAGPPADLVRADPANGVNPSGLNADQIVDLLLAHPKAMQRPVGVLGGQAVIARPSDLILNLLP, from the coding sequence TTGGAAGAGCGCAACGTCGAGTTCGACGTCATTGACTATCTCAAAGATCCGTTAGATCGCCCCACTTTGCAAAGGTTTTTGCGCCTACTCGCTGGCCCGCCGGCTGATTTGGTGCGTGCCGATCCGGCCAACGGTGTTAACCCCTCCGGTTTAAACGCCGACCAAATCGTCGACCTTTTGTTGGCGCACCCCAAAGCGATGCAGCGCCCGGTGGGTGTGCTTGGCGGCCAGGCGGTCATTGCTCGGCCTTCAGATTTAATCCTTAACTTGTTGCCTTAA
- the rsgA gene encoding ribosome small subunit-dependent GTPase A: protein MTVDLAAYGWHGNPPSGDGVLGRIVRVDRGECDAITAHGLLRVLSDSQRAQSETAPATGDWVQIDQDAELGPLIAEVLPRANTVSRRDPSEAVIEQVLVANVDLVLIVHALDRPLPPGRLERFLIVAEDSGAEVALVLTKADRVEPSSEMEATIRAVAPEVAVLVVALGREETQGLDAVEALLSPGRTVALLGESGAGKSTLINAFLGEEQLPTGDVRQGDNKGRHTTVSRELVLRPAGGLLVDTPGIRAVGIWDAQEALDRVFGDLEELATTCRFNDCAHDAEPGCAVTEAVKDGIADARRVGRYRALHAELAEQRQREEERQRKKQGRRR from the coding sequence ATGACAGTAGACCTCGCCGCTTACGGGTGGCACGGAAACCCCCCGTCTGGAGACGGAGTACTGGGACGCATCGTCCGGGTTGACCGCGGCGAATGCGATGCCATCACCGCCCACGGGTTGCTTCGCGTGCTTTCCGACTCGCAGCGGGCGCAAAGCGAAACCGCCCCGGCCACCGGCGACTGGGTACAAATAGACCAAGACGCCGAGTTGGGCCCGCTGATTGCTGAAGTGCTCCCCCGAGCCAACACGGTGTCGCGGCGCGACCCCTCCGAAGCGGTAATTGAACAAGTGCTGGTAGCCAACGTTGACCTCGTGCTCATTGTGCACGCCCTCGACCGGCCCTTGCCGCCGGGCCGTTTGGAGCGTTTTTTGATTGTGGCCGAAGACAGCGGCGCCGAAGTTGCGTTGGTGCTTACCAAAGCAGACCGCGTGGAACCATCTTCAGAAATGGAAGCCACCATTCGAGCGGTAGCTCCCGAGGTGGCAGTACTGGTGGTAGCTCTCGGCCGAGAAGAAACCCAAGGGCTAGACGCAGTAGAGGCCCTGCTGAGCCCCGGCCGCACCGTGGCTTTGCTGGGAGAATCAGGAGCCGGAAAGTCAACGTTAATCAACGCTTTTCTCGGCGAGGAACAACTCCCCACCGGCGATGTTCGCCAAGGCGATAACAAAGGGCGCCACACTACGGTCAGCCGAGAACTGGTACTGCGCCCCGCCGGCGGGCTACTAGTAGACACCCCGGGTATTCGAGCCGTAGGCATATGGGACGCCCAAGAAGCCCTAGACCGAGTGTTTGGCGACCTTGAAGAACTGGCGACCACTTGCCGCTTTAACGATTGCGCTCATGACGCCGAACCGGGTTGTGCAGTAACCGAAGCGGTAAAAGACGGTATTGCTGATGCTCGCCGGGTGGGGCGCTACCGAGCGCTTCACGCGGAACTAGCCGAGCAACGCCAACGCGAAGAAGAACGGCAACGCAAAAAACAAGGCCGCCGCCGTTAA
- a CDS encoding glycosyl transferase: MADFFQNGVIATLHNLADRPVAELETDLAMWGQERPMTLIIPCLASELGSPALSHIVEELSTAHYLEEVVVGLDQADRQQFVQAQQVFSVLPQRCRVLWNDGPGLQTVTQQVFEHLGAPIEPGKGRNVWGCLGYVLGHGQAQIIALHDADIATYDRSLLARLLYPVAHPSFDYAFAKGFYARASSDPKQLNGRVSRLYVTPLVRALAATFGRRDYLDYLESFRYPLAGEWALEVSVARSLRVPADWGLEIGVLSEIARSYPVNRICQVELADLYDHKHQDLSSEDSTAGLHRMSSDIAKAFFRKLAISGVVLTTESFRTLKAAYTREAYELIEHYDSDAAFNGFVYDRRQEEASVDLFGQAALQAGQDFLESPLESPFIPSWGRLEADLPGVGAALVAAVEHDQQNFS; this comes from the coding sequence ATGGCCGACTTCTTTCAAAACGGGGTAATCGCTACCTTGCATAATTTGGCCGATCGGCCGGTGGCTGAGCTTGAAACCGATCTCGCTATGTGGGGCCAGGAGCGTCCCATGACGTTGATTATTCCCTGCTTGGCTTCTGAGTTGGGGTCACCGGCGTTAAGCCACATTGTTGAAGAACTCTCTACCGCCCATTATCTCGAAGAGGTGGTGGTGGGCCTTGATCAAGCCGATCGGCAACAATTTGTTCAGGCCCAACAGGTGTTTTCTGTTTTGCCGCAGCGTTGCCGTGTTTTGTGGAACGATGGCCCGGGGTTGCAAACGGTTACCCAGCAAGTTTTTGAGCATCTCGGGGCCCCTATCGAGCCGGGCAAGGGCCGCAATGTGTGGGGTTGTTTGGGCTACGTGTTGGGCCACGGCCAGGCACAAATAATTGCTTTGCACGATGCGGACATTGCTACTTATGATCGTTCGTTACTGGCTCGTTTGCTTTACCCGGTGGCTCACCCTTCTTTCGACTACGCCTTTGCTAAAGGGTTTTACGCTCGGGCTTCATCGGACCCTAAGCAATTAAATGGTCGGGTGAGCAGGCTTTACGTGACCCCGTTGGTGCGGGCCTTGGCCGCTACTTTTGGCCGACGCGATTATTTGGATTATTTGGAGAGTTTTCGTTACCCGTTGGCTGGTGAGTGGGCTTTAGAGGTCAGTGTGGCTCGTTCACTGCGGGTACCTGCTGACTGGGGCTTAGAGATCGGGGTGCTTTCGGAGATCGCCCGCAGTTACCCGGTGAACCGTATTTGCCAGGTGGAACTCGCCGACCTTTATGACCACAAGCATCAGGATCTCTCCTCTGAGGACTCCACTGCAGGGTTGCATCGCATGAGCAGCGATATTGCTAAAGCGTTTTTTCGAAAACTGGCCATCTCTGGAGTGGTCTTAACCACGGAGAGTTTTCGTACCTTAAAGGCGGCCTACACCCGGGAGGCCTACGAACTTATTGAGCACTACGACAGCGACGCCGCTTTTAATGGGTTTGTTTATGATCGCCGTCAAGAAGAGGCCTCGGTGGACCTTTTTGGTCAGGCTGCACTCCAAGCCGGTCAAGACTTTTTAGAAAGCCCTTTGGAGTCGCCGTTTATCCCCAGTTGGGGGCGGTTGGAGGCTGATTTGCCGGGGGTGGGCGCTGCTTTGGTGGCGGCCGTTGAGCACGACCAGCAAAACTTTAGTTGA